The proteins below come from a single Seriola aureovittata isolate HTS-2021-v1 ecotype China chromosome 23, ASM2101889v1, whole genome shotgun sequence genomic window:
- the ripk3 gene encoding receptor-interacting serine/threonine-protein kinase 3 encodes MSRRVFTLPPSTCLNNEEEDYIPTVNMALSSYSASELIGESNLGGWKVIGSGGFGQIYKARHHRLCCDVAIKLLHHDDGSSSSLLREVDMMNRGRNPHVIQVLGVFQGRLPNAGPTAHLGLVMEFMERGSLASLQETLCGAPPWPLVFRLAHQVALGINFLHSLSPALLHLDLKPSNVLLDFHLEAKLTDFGLARFYNSVSRASKKDSEEEGGTISYMPPEAFDISYSPTRASDIYSYGILLWSIVTGKQPYANAMSSIVRFRIPQGDRPSLEEIRSQAAGRAGLTGLMELMIKCWEARLSQRPSSCECTTVTEDLYKMHKHGINDAVHEVLKKLDEGEEERMIEQVQGVHITQASADPGVEAVNICDHVPTGRPPVQEMAGGWTANLRDRASTVKDQPAPPHTKVCHVDQARSSRDYDKMKVSSVCPIGSSPPPPSTKRSPPSRAADNPQTAFRRGISSQYQRQFSSPVPFPCDPPLARQVYIHLSNVTGFQNGNNNIMHIYDADPLERRRHPTAPSSVNLPPPHPGSWKDKTGGVG; translated from the exons ATGAGCAGGAGGGTTTTTACTCTACCTCCGTCGACATGTTTGAATAATGAGGAAGAAGATTATATCCCTACGG tgaATATGGCACTGTCCAGCTATTCAGCTTCAGAGTTGATTGGAGAGTCCAACCTCGGGGGCTGGAAGGTGATTGGCTCCGGGGGGTTTGGACAAATCTACAAAGCCAGGCATCATCGGTTGTGCTGCGATGTGGCCATTAAGCTCCTTCATCACGATGACGG gaGCAGTTCATCTTTGCTGCGTGAGGTGGACATGATGAATCGAGGAAGAAACCCACATGTTATTCAGGTCCTCGGGGTCTTCCAGGGGCGACTGCCCAACGCTGGGCCGACGGCACACCTCGGTCTGGTCATGGAGTTCATGGAGAGAGGGTCGCTGGCCTCCCTACAG GAAACCTTATGTGGAGCTCCACCATGGCCGCTGGTCTTCAGACTGGCTCACCAAGTGGCTCTGGGTATAAACTTCCTCCACAGCCTCTCCCCTGCCCTGCTCCACCTGGACCTGAAGCCCAGCAACGTGCTGCTGGACTTCCATCTCGAGGCAAAG cTTACAGATTTTGGCCTTGCAAGGTTTTACAACAGTGTCTCCCGAGCTTCGAAGAAGGACAGcgaagaggaaggagggacgATCAGCTACATGCCACCAGAGGCTTTTGACATATCCTACAGCCCTACACGAGCCTCTGACATCTACAG CTATGGTATACTGCTGTGGTCCATCGTCACAGGGAAGCAACCATACGCAA ATGCAATGTCCAGCATCGTGCGGTTTCGCATCCCCCAGGGAGACCGTCCATCGCTGGAAGAGATCAGGAGCCAGGCTGCAGGGCGTGCAGGGTTGACAGGGTTGATGGAGCTCATGATTAAATGCTGGGAGGCAAGACTCAGCCAAAGGCCCTCCTCATGTG AGTGTACAACTGTAACAGAGGACCTGTACAAGATGCACAAACATGGAATTAATGATGCTGTCCATGAAGTGCTGAAGAAGCTG GacgaaggagaagaagaaagaatgaTTGAGCAGGTTCAAGGAGTTCATATCACTCAGGCTTcag CGGATCCTGGAGTTGAAGCTGTGAACATCTGTGATCATGTGCCGACAGGACGTCCACCAGTTCAG GAAATGGCTGGCGGTTGGACTGCAAATCTAAGAGACAGAGCATCGACAGTCAAAG ACCAGCCTGCACCTCCACATACAAAGGTGTGCCATGTTGACCAGGCCCGCTCATCAAGAGACTATGATAAAATGAAAGTGTCCTCTGTATGTCCCATTGGTTCATCACCACCGCCTCCTTCGACTAAGAGGTCACCTCCAAGCAGAGCGGCGGACAATCCCCAAACGGCTTTTAGGCGAGGCATCTCTTCACAGTAccag CGTCAGTTTTCCAGCCCCGTCCCTTTCCCCTGCGATCCTCCCTTGGCACGTCAGGTCTACATACACCTCAGCAACGTAACTGGATTTCAGAAcggcaacaacaacatcatGCACATCTACGACGCAGACCCGTTAGAGAGGAGAAGGCACCCAACGGCGCCATCCAGTGTCAACCTCCCGCCACCACACCCAGGAAGCTGGAAGGACAAGACGGGAGGAGTTGGCTGA